One genomic segment of Drosophila melanogaster chromosome 3L includes these proteins:
- the CG14130 gene encoding uncharacterized protein: MIIQNRSPLIGHILRRCHRQAVESNAIKANLTAYFGKWPETEQKEFRQHMRIITDFISEPEEQQLHEEIEPYMSRLRYEFDHWDDAIHGFRETERKKWFPKNREILERVRQVAFDGAVMPYVHILDLAPDGVIKPHVDSTRYCGNTISGISLLSDSVMRLVRTDEQRYQQQSSGTATDPNSQGSEPDAAYRHQPEASLKNNFYADILLPRRSLYIMSHTARYKFTHEILAKEHSQFQGALVPRTRRISIICRNEP, from the exons ATGATTATCCAGAACAGAAGTCCTCTTATAGGCCACATTTTGAGACGGTGCCATCGCCAAG CGGTGGAAAGCAACGCTATAAAAGCCAATTTAACAGCATATTTTGGAAAATGGCCCGAAACGGAGCAGAAGGAGTTTCGCCAGCATATGCGCATCATCACGGATTTCATTAGTGAGCCAGAGGAACAGCAGCTGCACGAGGAGATCGAGCCCTATATGAGCCGTCTGCGCTACGAGTTCGATCACTGGGACGAT GCCATACACGGTTTTCGGGAGACGGAGCGAAAGAAGTGGTTCCCTAAAAACAGAGAGATCCTGGAGCGCGTGCGCCAAGTCGCCTTCGATGGAGCAGTTATGCCCTATGTCCACATCCTAGATCTTGCACCCGATGGCGTTATCAAGCCCCATGTGGATAGCACGAGA TACTGCGGCAACACCATCTCTGGAATCAGCCTACTTAGCGACAGTGTGATGCGACTTGTGCGCACGGATGAGCAGCGGTACCAACAGCAATCGTCGGGAACTGCAACGGATCCGAATTCCCAGGGGTCAGAACCCGATGCAGCCTATCGCCATCAACCGGAGGCGTCTCTAAAGAACAACTTCTACGCTGACATCCTGTTGCCGCGCCGCTCCTTGTACATAATGAGCCACACGGCTCGCTACAAATTCACACACGAGATACTAGCTAAGGAGCACTCCCAGTTTCAGGGTGCGCTGGTGCCCAGGACACGTCGCATTTCCATCATTTGTCGCAACGAACCCTga
- the CG5946 gene encoding uncharacterized protein, isoform B: MARIVESNFVPLAVGVVAVLAGALIVHYLLNKKSTKPRREPNRTARLRTLVDPNDKYLLPLIEKENLSHDTRRFRFGLPSKQHVLGLPVGQHIHLIATIDNELIIRPYTPISSDEDVGYVDLVVKVYFKDSHPKFPAGGKMTQHLEQLELGDKISFRGPSGRLQYLGNGTFSIKKLRKDPPKHVTAKRVNMIAGGTGITPMLQLAREVLKRSDKDKTELALLFANQSEKDILLRAELDELAQKHPDQFKIWYTVDKANEGWQYSVGFINEEMIAAHLLPAKDDTIVLLCGPPPMINFACNPALDKLGYHPDTRFAY; encoded by the exons ATGGCCCGCATCGTTGAAAGCAAT TTTGTGCCACTCGCCGTGGGTGTGGTAGCCGTACTCGCCGGCGCCCTGATCGTCCACTATCTGCTGAATAAGAAGTCCACGAAACCACGCCGGGAACCCAATCGCACCGCTCGGCTGCGCACACTTGTGGATCCCAATGACAAGTACCTGCTGCCTCTCATCGAAAAGGAGAATCTGAGCCATGACACTAGGAGATTCCGGTTTGGATTGCCCTCCAAGCAGCATGTCCTTGGCCTGCCCGTTGGCCAGCACATTCATCTGATCGCCACCATCGACAATGAGCTAATAATTCGGCCATACACTCCGATATCGTCTGATGAGGATGTGGGCTACGTGGACCTAGTCGTCAAGGTGTACTTCAAGGATTCGCATCCCAAGTTCCCGGCCGGCGGCAAAATGACACAACACCTGGAGCAGCTCGAGTTGGGGGACAAGATCTCGTTCCGTGGTCCCTCGGGTAGGCTACAATATCTCGGCAATGGCACCTTCTCCATCAAAAAGTTGCGCAAGGATCCTCCAAAGCACGTGACCGCCAAGCGGGTCAACATGATTGCCGGCGGCACTGGCATTACTCCAATGCTTCAATTGGCCAGGGAAGTTCTCAAGCGCAGCGATAAGGATAAGACTGAACTGGCGTTGCTGTTCGCCAATCAG AGCGAAAAGGACATTCTACTGCGTGCAGAGTTGGACGAACTGGCCCAGAAGCATCCTGACCAGTTCAAGATCTGGTACACAGTCGACAAGGCAAACGAAG GTTGGCAGTATAGCGTTGGCTTCATCAATGAGGAAATGATCGCCGCCCACCTGCTTCCGGCCAAGGACGATACCATTGTGTTGCTTTGCGGCCCACCACCAATGATTAACTTTGCCTGCAATCCGGCGCTGGACAAGCTTGGCTACCATCCGGACACCCGTTTTGCCTACTAA
- the CG5946 gene encoding uncharacterized protein, isoform A translates to MTEFDFVPLAVGVVAVLAGALIVHYLLNKKSTKPRREPNRTARLRTLVDPNDKYLLPLIEKENLSHDTRRFRFGLPSKQHVLGLPVGQHIHLIATIDNELIIRPYTPISSDEDVGYVDLVVKVYFKDSHPKFPAGGKMTQHLEQLELGDKISFRGPSGRLQYLGNGTFSIKKLRKDPPKHVTAKRVNMIAGGTGITPMLQLAREVLKRSDKDKTELALLFANQSEKDILLRAELDELAQKHPDQFKIWYTVDKANEGWQYSVGFINEEMIAAHLLPAKDDTIVLLCGPPPMINFACNPALDKLGYHPDTRFAY, encoded by the exons atgaCGGAATTCGAT TTTGTGCCACTCGCCGTGGGTGTGGTAGCCGTACTCGCCGGCGCCCTGATCGTCCACTATCTGCTGAATAAGAAGTCCACGAAACCACGCCGGGAACCCAATCGCACCGCTCGGCTGCGCACACTTGTGGATCCCAATGACAAGTACCTGCTGCCTCTCATCGAAAAGGAGAATCTGAGCCATGACACTAGGAGATTCCGGTTTGGATTGCCCTCCAAGCAGCATGTCCTTGGCCTGCCCGTTGGCCAGCACATTCATCTGATCGCCACCATCGACAATGAGCTAATAATTCGGCCATACACTCCGATATCGTCTGATGAGGATGTGGGCTACGTGGACCTAGTCGTCAAGGTGTACTTCAAGGATTCGCATCCCAAGTTCCCGGCCGGCGGCAAAATGACACAACACCTGGAGCAGCTCGAGTTGGGGGACAAGATCTCGTTCCGTGGTCCCTCGGGTAGGCTACAATATCTCGGCAATGGCACCTTCTCCATCAAAAAGTTGCGCAAGGATCCTCCAAAGCACGTGACCGCCAAGCGGGTCAACATGATTGCCGGCGGCACTGGCATTACTCCAATGCTTCAATTGGCCAGGGAAGTTCTCAAGCGCAGCGATAAGGATAAGACTGAACTGGCGTTGCTGTTCGCCAATCAG AGCGAAAAGGACATTCTACTGCGTGCAGAGTTGGACGAACTGGCCCAGAAGCATCCTGACCAGTTCAAGATCTGGTACACAGTCGACAAGGCAAACGAAG GTTGGCAGTATAGCGTTGGCTTCATCAATGAGGAAATGATCGCCGCCCACCTGCTTCCGGCCAAGGACGATACCATTGTGTTGCTTTGCGGCCCACCACCAATGATTAACTTTGCCTGCAATCCGGCGCTGGACAAGCTTGGCTACCATCCGGACACCCGTTTTGCCTACTAA
- the CG5946 gene encoding uncharacterized protein, isoform D, with translation MARIVESNFVPLAVGVVAVLAGALIVHYLLNKKSTKPRREPNRTARLRTLVDPNDKYLLPLIEKENLSHDTRRFRFGLPSKQHVLGLPVGQHIHLIATIDNELIIRPYTPISSDEDVGYVDLVVKVYFKDSHPKFPAGGKMTQHLEQLELGDKISFRGPSGRLQYLGNGTFSIKKLRKDPPKHVTAKRVNMIAGGTGITPMLQLAREVLKRSDKDKTELALLFANQSEKDILLRAELDELAQKHPDQFKIWYTVDKANEAWSYNTGHVNDDMMQQHLYPPGEDTLCLLCGPPPMVNYTCIPGLERLGHRAEQRFSY, from the exons ATGGCCCGCATCGTTGAAAGCAAT TTTGTGCCACTCGCCGTGGGTGTGGTAGCCGTACTCGCCGGCGCCCTGATCGTCCACTATCTGCTGAATAAGAAGTCCACGAAACCACGCCGGGAACCCAATCGCACCGCTCGGCTGCGCACACTTGTGGATCCCAATGACAAGTACCTGCTGCCTCTCATCGAAAAGGAGAATCTGAGCCATGACACTAGGAGATTCCGGTTTGGATTGCCCTCCAAGCAGCATGTCCTTGGCCTGCCCGTTGGCCAGCACATTCATCTGATCGCCACCATCGACAATGAGCTAATAATTCGGCCATACACTCCGATATCGTCTGATGAGGATGTGGGCTACGTGGACCTAGTCGTCAAGGTGTACTTCAAGGATTCGCATCCCAAGTTCCCGGCCGGCGGCAAAATGACACAACACCTGGAGCAGCTCGAGTTGGGGGACAAGATCTCGTTCCGTGGTCCCTCGGGTAGGCTACAATATCTCGGCAATGGCACCTTCTCCATCAAAAAGTTGCGCAAGGATCCTCCAAAGCACGTGACCGCCAAGCGGGTCAACATGATTGCCGGCGGCACTGGCATTACTCCAATGCTTCAATTGGCCAGGGAAGTTCTCAAGCGCAGCGATAAGGATAAGACTGAACTGGCGTTGCTGTTCGCCAATCAG AGCGAAAAGGACATTCTACTGCGTGCAGAGTTGGACGAACTGGCCCAGAAGCATCCTGACCAGTTCAAGATCTGGTACACAGTCGACAAGGCAAACGAAG CCTGGTCCTACAACACTGGCCACGTGAACGATGATATGATGCAGCAGCATCTGTATCCGCCGGGCGAGGACACGCTGTGCCTACTGTGTGGTCCTCCACCCATGGTGAACTATACATGCATTCCGGGCCTAGAGCGGCTTGGTCACAGGGCCGAGCAGCGGTTCAGCTATTAG
- the CG5946 gene encoding uncharacterized protein, isoform G (unusual splice), producing MARIVESNFVPLAVGVVAVLAGALIVHYLLNKKSTKPRREPNRTARLRTLVDPNDKYLLPLIEKENLSHDTRRFRFGLPSKQHVLGLPVGQHIHLIATIDNELIIRPYTPISSDEDVGYVDLVVKVYFKDSHPKFPAGGKMTQHLEQLELGDKISFRGPSGRLQYLGNGTFSIKKLRKDPPKHVTAKRVNMIAGGTGITPMLQLAREVLKRSDKDKTELALLFANQSEKDILLRAELDELAQKHPDQFKIWYTVDKANEAIKRMPRMGNARFVAWSYNTGHVNDDMMQQHLYPPGEDTLCLLCGPPPMVNYTCIPGLERLGHRAEQRFSY from the exons ATGGCCCGCATCGTTGAAAGCAAT TTTGTGCCACTCGCCGTGGGTGTGGTAGCCGTACTCGCCGGCGCCCTGATCGTCCACTATCTGCTGAATAAGAAGTCCACGAAACCACGCCGGGAACCCAATCGCACCGCTCGGCTGCGCACACTTGTGGATCCCAATGACAAGTACCTGCTGCCTCTCATCGAAAAGGAGAATCTGAGCCATGACACTAGGAGATTCCGGTTTGGATTGCCCTCCAAGCAGCATGTCCTTGGCCTGCCCGTTGGCCAGCACATTCATCTGATCGCCACCATCGACAATGAGCTAATAATTCGGCCATACACTCCGATATCGTCTGATGAGGATGTGGGCTACGTGGACCTAGTCGTCAAGGTGTACTTCAAGGATTCGCATCCCAAGTTCCCGGCCGGCGGCAAAATGACACAACACCTGGAGCAGCTCGAGTTGGGGGACAAGATCTCGTTCCGTGGTCCCTCGGGTAGGCTACAATATCTCGGCAATGGCACCTTCTCCATCAAAAAGTTGCGCAAGGATCCTCCAAAGCACGTGACCGCCAAGCGGGTCAACATGATTGCCGGCGGCACTGGCATTACTCCAATGCTTCAATTGGCCAGGGAAGTTCTCAAGCGCAGCGATAAGGATAAGACTGAACTGGCGTTGCTGTTCGCCAATCAG AGCGAAAAGGACATTCTACTGCGTGCAGAGTTGGACGAACTGGCCCAGAAGCATCCTGACCAGTTCAAGATCTGGTACACAGTCGACAAGGCAAACGAAG CTATCAAACGCATGCCGCGAATGGGAAACGCGCGCTTTGTAGCCTGGTCCTACAACACTGGCCACGTGAACGATGATATGATGCAGCAGCATCTGTATCCGCCGGGCGAGGACACGCTGTGCCTACTGTGTGGTCCTCCACCCATGGTGAACTATACATGCATTCCGGGCCTAGAGCGGCTTGGTCACAGGGCCGAGCAGCGGTTCAGCTATTAG
- the CG5946 gene encoding uncharacterized protein, isoform C — protein sequence MTEFDFVPLAVGVVAVLAGALIVHYLLNKKSTKPRREPNRTARLRTLVDPNDKYLLPLIEKENLSHDTRRFRFGLPSKQHVLGLPVGQHIHLIATIDNELIIRPYTPISSDEDVGYVDLVVKVYFKDSHPKFPAGGKMTQHLEQLELGDKISFRGPSGRLQYLGNGTFSIKKLRKDPPKHVTAKRVNMIAGGTGITPMLQLAREVLKRSDKDKTELALLFANQSEKDILLRAELDELAQKHPDQFKIWYTVDKANEAWSYNTGHVNDDMMQQHLYPPGEDTLCLLCGPPPMVNYTCIPGLERLGHRAEQRFSY from the exons atgaCGGAATTCGAT TTTGTGCCACTCGCCGTGGGTGTGGTAGCCGTACTCGCCGGCGCCCTGATCGTCCACTATCTGCTGAATAAGAAGTCCACGAAACCACGCCGGGAACCCAATCGCACCGCTCGGCTGCGCACACTTGTGGATCCCAATGACAAGTACCTGCTGCCTCTCATCGAAAAGGAGAATCTGAGCCATGACACTAGGAGATTCCGGTTTGGATTGCCCTCCAAGCAGCATGTCCTTGGCCTGCCCGTTGGCCAGCACATTCATCTGATCGCCACCATCGACAATGAGCTAATAATTCGGCCATACACTCCGATATCGTCTGATGAGGATGTGGGCTACGTGGACCTAGTCGTCAAGGTGTACTTCAAGGATTCGCATCCCAAGTTCCCGGCCGGCGGCAAAATGACACAACACCTGGAGCAGCTCGAGTTGGGGGACAAGATCTCGTTCCGTGGTCCCTCGGGTAGGCTACAATATCTCGGCAATGGCACCTTCTCCATCAAAAAGTTGCGCAAGGATCCTCCAAAGCACGTGACCGCCAAGCGGGTCAACATGATTGCCGGCGGCACTGGCATTACTCCAATGCTTCAATTGGCCAGGGAAGTTCTCAAGCGCAGCGATAAGGATAAGACTGAACTGGCGTTGCTGTTCGCCAATCAG AGCGAAAAGGACATTCTACTGCGTGCAGAGTTGGACGAACTGGCCCAGAAGCATCCTGACCAGTTCAAGATCTGGTACACAGTCGACAAGGCAAACGAAG CCTGGTCCTACAACACTGGCCACGTGAACGATGATATGATGCAGCAGCATCTGTATCCGCCGGGCGAGGACACGCTGTGCCTACTGTGTGGTCCTCCACCCATGGTGAACTATACATGCATTCCGGGCCTAGAGCGGCTTGGTCACAGGGCCGAGCAGCGGTTCAGCTATTAG
- the CG5946 gene encoding uncharacterized protein, isoform E: MARIVESNFVPLAVGVVAVLAGALIVHYLLNKKSTKPRREPNRTARLRTLVDPNDKYLLPLIEKENLSHDTRRFRFGLPSKQHVLGLPVGQHIHLIATIDNELIIRPYTPISSDEDVGYVDLVVKVYFKDSHPKFPAGGKMTQHLEQLELGDKISFRGPSGRLQYLGNGTFSIKKLRKDPPKHVTAKRVNMIAGGTGITPMLQLAREVLKRSDKDKTELALLFANQSEKDILLRAELDELAQKHPDQFKIWYTVDKANEGELQ, from the exons ATGGCCCGCATCGTTGAAAGCAAT TTTGTGCCACTCGCCGTGGGTGTGGTAGCCGTACTCGCCGGCGCCCTGATCGTCCACTATCTGCTGAATAAGAAGTCCACGAAACCACGCCGGGAACCCAATCGCACCGCTCGGCTGCGCACACTTGTGGATCCCAATGACAAGTACCTGCTGCCTCTCATCGAAAAGGAGAATCTGAGCCATGACACTAGGAGATTCCGGTTTGGATTGCCCTCCAAGCAGCATGTCCTTGGCCTGCCCGTTGGCCAGCACATTCATCTGATCGCCACCATCGACAATGAGCTAATAATTCGGCCATACACTCCGATATCGTCTGATGAGGATGTGGGCTACGTGGACCTAGTCGTCAAGGTGTACTTCAAGGATTCGCATCCCAAGTTCCCGGCCGGCGGCAAAATGACACAACACCTGGAGCAGCTCGAGTTGGGGGACAAGATCTCGTTCCGTGGTCCCTCGGGTAGGCTACAATATCTCGGCAATGGCACCTTCTCCATCAAAAAGTTGCGCAAGGATCCTCCAAAGCACGTGACCGCCAAGCGGGTCAACATGATTGCCGGCGGCACTGGCATTACTCCAATGCTTCAATTGGCCAGGGAAGTTCTCAAGCGCAGCGATAAGGATAAGACTGAACTGGCGTTGCTGTTCGCCAATCAG AGCGAAAAGGACATTCTACTGCGTGCAGAGTTGGACGAACTGGCCCAGAAGCATCCTGACCAGTTCAAGATCTGGTACACAGTCGACAAGGCAAACGAAGGTGAGTTGCAGTAA
- the CG11597 gene encoding uncharacterized protein, isoform C, which produces MMSALCPEAMNDADRLVENLRHVPVRLPRELEVRQLCRSLSDLLVGESNLLSLQSPQIVCGDIHGQFEDLLHLLELGGSVQEHRYLFLGDLVDRGKNSVETFLLLAALKVRHPAQVSLLRGNHECRSATRSYGFYEECLSRYGSANVWRMCCRVFDLLPLAAIIDGNILCVHGGLSPDMQRLDDLRSLDRCHEIPESGIIADLLWSDPQEAPGWAASPRGHGKLFGGDVVEEFTRANGISLICRAHQLAQDGFRWHFGQLLVTIWSAPNYCYRCGNKAAILRLNAAGDYDFKVFEAQALHSKPQPRKPKKRCRQFFQ; this is translated from the coding sequence ATGATGTCTGCCTTGTGCCCCGAGGCAATGAATGATGCGGATCGTCTGGTGGAAAATCTGCGCCATGTGCCGGTCCGCCTGCCCAGGGAGTTGGAGGTTCGCCAGCTGTGCCGCTCGTTGAGTGACTTGCTCGTCGGCGAGTCGAATCTACTGAGCCTGCAGAGTCCGCAGATCGTATGCGGTGACATTCACGGTCAGTTCGAGGATCTGCTCCACCTGCTGGAATTGGGCGGTTCGGTGCAGGAGCATCGCTACTTGTTCCTGGGTGACCTGGTGGATCGGGGCAAGAACAGCGTGGAGACCTTTCTTCTGCTAGCTGCTCTCAAGGTGCGACATCCGGCACAAGTTAGCCTGCTACGGGGCAATCATGAGTGCCGCAGTGCCACTCGATCCTATGGATTCTACGAGGAGTGCCTTTCGCGGTACGGCTCTGCGAATGTCTGGAGGATGTGCTGCCGTGTCTTCGATCTCTTGCCGCTGGCGGCTATCATTGATGGCAATATATTGTGTGTTCATGGCGGCCTGTCGCCGGATATGCAACGATTGGATGACTTACGTAGCCTGGATCGCTGCCACGAGATACCCGAAAGTGGAATTATAGCTGATCTTCTCTGGAGCGATCCACAGGAAGCGCCTGGATGGGCGGCATCGCCACGAGGACATGGAAAACTCTTCGGTGGCGATGTTGTTGAGGAGTTTACGCGCGCAAATGGAATCTCTCTCATATGCCGCGCTCATCAGTTGGCCCAGGATGGCTTCCGTTggcattttggccaacttctTGTTACCATATGGTCAGCACCCAACTATTGCTATCGCTGCGGCAACAAAGCGGCTATTCTGCGCTTAAATGCTGCTGGCGATTATGATTTTAAAGTGTTCGAAGCGCAGGCGCTGCACTCCAAACCGCAGCCAAGGAAACCGAAAAAGCGTTGTCGTCAATTTTTTCAATGA
- the RpL10Ab gene encoding ribosomal protein L10Ab, isoform F, producing MASKVSRDTLYEGVNGLLEASAKKKRGFLETVELQIGLKNYDPQKDKRFSGTVKYVG from the exons ATGGC GTCGAAGGTTTCGCGTGATACGCTGTATGAGGGCGTCAATGGACTCCTGGAGGCTTCGGCGAAGAAGAAGCGCGGCTTCCTCGAGACGGTGGAACTGCAGATCGGCCTGAAGAACTACGATCCCCAGAAGGACAAGCGTTTCTCCGGCACCGTCAAGTACGTTGGCTAA
- the RpL10Ab gene encoding ribosomal protein L10Ab, isoform A codes for MASKVSRDTLYEGVNGLLEASAKKKRGFLETVELQIGLKNYDPQKDKRFSGTVKLKHIPRPKMKVCILGDQQHCDEAKANNVDFMDAEALKKLNKNKKLVKKLAKSYDAFLASESLIKQIPRLLGPGLNKAGKFPALLSHQESMIGKIEEVKSTIKFQMKKVLCLSVAVGHVGMKSDELAQNVNLSINFLVSLLKKNWQNVRSLHVKSSMGPPQRLY; via the exons ATGGC GTCGAAGGTTTCGCGTGATACGCTGTATGAGGGCGTCAATGGACTCCTGGAGGCTTCGGCGAAGAAGAAGCGCGGCTTCCTCGAGACGGTGGAACTGCAGATCGGCCTGAAGAACTACGATCCCCAGAAGGACAAGCGTTTCTCCGGCACCGTCAA GTTGAAGCACATTCCTCGTCCCAAGATGAAGGTGTGCATCCTTGGCGATCAGCAGCATTGCGACGAAGCCAAGGCCAACAACGTCGACTTCATGGATGCCGAGGCTCTGAAGAAGCTGAACAAGAACAAGAAGCTGGTGAAGAAGCTGGCCAAGTCCTATGATGCCTTCCTGGCCTCTGAGTCGCTGATCAAGCAGATTCCTCGTTTGCTTGGCCCTGGCTTGAACAAGGCCGGCAAGTTCCCTGCCCTGCTGTCGCATCAGGAGTCTATGATTGGCAAGATCGAGGAGGTTAAGTCGACCATCAAGTTCCAGATGAAGAAGGTGCTCTGCCTGTCCGTCGCCGTCGGCCACGTTGGCATGAAGTCCGACGAGCTGGCCCAAAACGTCAACTTGTCGATCAACTTCTTGGTGTCGCTGTTGAAGAAGAACTGGCAGAATGTGCGCTCCCTGCACGTCAAGTCCTCCATGGGACCGCCCCAGCGTCTTTACTAG
- the CG32095 gene encoding uncharacterized protein: MARLIRIHLKHVETTVLLLRRRTQQRTRRRFRMLRTFFMRQMMEMHSNYLHTYAMLRLKHSQVVDTESETSDVDEEPHDKIGVPCTFPSFDSHFFEHVIPELSEEDFLNTLHVTRGTFETLCKQLSPTLRTSDELTQREPAISTEKCVALALNFLASGERLSLIAERFSLPRPRTIKCLKVFCNAVMSTLGRALRQLPQNPVDCNSVAKGFQRESNMPAALVGVLGVCSIPIRSTGEAKNSILRMEYLLDDRMLFRELQLGCGLRATLGPMFSHAPNTLTAIPEFRINSRLVPAFVLAPVYQNYPLRPWLLQRYTDPTAPHEHDFNEVAEHLQELSDCALHRLMSRWSFLSQPLDISFHTASCIITAAAVLHNLLEELSEPHMLEWGNSVDVSKFRAEPLSDSVSEDAESHAALEVRDFLARTISSTEI, encoded by the coding sequence ATGGCCCGCCTGATACGAATCCACTTGAAGCACGTTGAAACTACTGTGCTCTTGCTCAGGCGGAGGACGCAGCAGAGGACCAGGCGGCGGTTTAGGATGCTGCGCACGTTTTTTATGCGCCAGATGATGGAGATGCACTCGAACTACCTGCACACTTACGCCATGCTGCGCCTGAAGCATTCCCAAGTCGTGGACACGGAATCGGAAACCAGCGATGTCGATGAAGAACCACACGACAAGATTGGCGTGCCCTGCACCTTTCCCAGCTTCGATTCCCATTTCTTTGAGCATGTGATTCCCGAGCTGAGCGAGGAGGACTTTCTCAACACACTCCATGTGACACGGGGAACCTTTGAGACCTTGTGCAAGCAACTTTCTCCCACTCTGCGGACGTCAGATGAACTGACTCAAAGAGAGCCAGCAATTTCTACCGAAAAGTGTGTGGCTCTGGCTCTGAACTTCCTGGCCAGCGGCGAGCGGCTCTCTTTGATTGCCGAGAGATTTTCTCTGCCCCGTCCAAGGACCATCAAGTGTTTAAAGGTCTTTTGCAACGCCGTTATGTCCACTTTGGGGCGGGCGCTTCGCCAATTGCCCCAGAATCCAGTGGACTGCAATAGTGTGGCCAAGGGGTTCCAGCGTGAAAGCAACATGCCCGCCGCACTCGTCGGCGTCCTTGGCGTCTGCTCCATTCCCATCCGATCCACTGGCGAGGCCAAGAACTCGATACTGCGCATGGAGTATCTGCTCGACGATCGAATGCTCTTTCGGGAGCTGCAATTGGGATGTGGCTTGCGTGCCACCCTGGGACCCATGTTTTCCCACGCACCCAATACTCTTACCGCAATCCCTGAATTCCGCATTAATTCCCGACTAGTTCCGGCCTTTGTCTTGGCCCCGGTGTACCAGAATTATCCACTGCGTCCCTGGCTTTTGCAGCGCTATACTGATCCGACAGCTCCGCACGAGCACGACTTCAACGAGGTTGCCGAGCACCTGCAGGAATTGAGTGACTGCGCACTGCATCGCCTCATGTCCCGCTGGAGCTTCCTTAGCCAACCCCTGGACATTAGCTTCCATACGGCCTCGTGCATCATCACAGCAGCCGCAGTATTGCACAATCTACTGGAAGAACTGAGCGAACCACACATGCTTGAGTGGGGCAACTCGGTGGACGTGTCCAAATTCCGGGCAGAGCCGCTGTCAGATTCAGTCAGCGAGGACGCCGAGTCTCATGCGGCGCTAGAAGTGAGAGATTTCCTAGCCAGAACTATAAGCTCCACTGAAATATAA